One window of Microbacterium sediminis genomic DNA carries:
- a CDS encoding IclR family transcriptional regulator, with product MAVDKSTNQSVEKALALLECFQDGRARRVGELAEDTGIGQSTVSRLLATLESAGIVERDPSSSLYFLGSELLTLAGVAINRQPVHRAARMIAQQLAARLELGVNVAILRGAELVYLCNFEGRLSPKSHTLMGERVPLHATSIGKAVLSGMSPAERDAITPRLRAYTTETITNRRDLVRELSLAAREGYATEIEEFVLGRASVAAPIRDRNGVVVAAISISGPRTVVDLDTRRGELGRIAVEAADRISTGLGFHGPAGP from the coding sequence ATGGCGGTGGACAAGAGCACCAACCAGTCGGTCGAGAAGGCCCTCGCGCTCCTCGAGTGCTTCCAGGACGGCCGCGCGCGCCGCGTCGGCGAGCTCGCGGAGGACACGGGGATCGGCCAGTCGACGGTGTCGCGCCTGCTCGCCACGCTCGAGTCGGCGGGCATCGTGGAGCGCGACCCGAGCAGCTCCCTGTACTTCCTCGGATCGGAGCTGCTCACGCTCGCCGGCGTCGCCATCAACCGCCAGCCCGTGCACCGCGCGGCGCGCATGATCGCGCAGCAGCTGGCGGCCCGCCTCGAGCTCGGCGTGAACGTGGCGATCCTGCGCGGGGCGGAGCTCGTCTACCTGTGCAACTTCGAGGGGCGGCTGTCGCCGAAGTCGCACACGCTCATGGGGGAGCGCGTGCCGCTGCACGCCACGAGCATCGGCAAGGCGGTGCTGTCGGGCATGAGCCCCGCGGAGCGCGACGCCATCACCCCGCGGCTGCGCGCCTACACGACCGAGACGATCACCAACCGGCGCGATCTCGTGCGCGAGCTCTCCCTCGCCGCGCGCGAGGGCTACGCGACCGAGATCGAGGAGTTCGTGCTCGGCCGCGCCTCCGTGGCCGCGCCCATCCGCGACCGCAACGGCGTCGTCGTGGCCGCGATCTCGATCTCGGGCCCCCGCACGGTCGTCGATCTCGACACCCGCCGCGGCGAGCTCGGGCGCATCGCGGTGGAGGCCGCCGACCGCATCAGCACCGGCCTCGGCTTCCACGGGCCCGCCGGCCCGTAG
- the trxB gene encoding thioredoxin-disulfide reductase, whose protein sequence is MRQLIIIGSGPAGFTAAIYAARANLKPLVIASSVEVGGDLMQTTEVENFPGFPEAVMGPDLMAKMQEQAEKFGAEIAYDDATELDLDGPVKRVTLGSGKVEEASALIFATGSAYRKLGVPGEEALSGHGVSWCATCDGFFFRDKVVAVVGGGDSALEEATFLTKFASKVIVIHRRDELRASKALQDRAFANDKIEFIWNSEVVEMLGASGLTGALLRDLTTGEELEIALDGMFVAIGSDPRVHLVHGKLDLTAEGTIAVDGRSSRTSVPGVFAAGDVIDPTYRQAVTAAASGTVAALDAEHYLAALEDLAKAEALEQIATV, encoded by the coding sequence GTGCGACAGCTCATCATCATCGGATCGGGTCCGGCCGGGTTCACGGCCGCCATCTACGCGGCGCGGGCGAACCTGAAGCCCCTCGTGATCGCGAGCTCGGTCGAGGTCGGCGGCGACCTCATGCAGACCACCGAGGTCGAGAACTTCCCCGGCTTCCCGGAGGCCGTGATGGGCCCGGACCTCATGGCCAAGATGCAGGAGCAGGCCGAGAAGTTCGGCGCCGAGATCGCCTACGACGACGCCACCGAGCTCGACCTCGACGGCCCCGTCAAGCGCGTGACCCTGGGCAGCGGCAAGGTCGAGGAGGCCTCCGCGCTGATCTTCGCCACCGGCTCCGCCTACCGCAAGCTCGGCGTGCCGGGCGAGGAGGCCCTCTCGGGCCACGGCGTCTCGTGGTGCGCCACCTGCGACGGCTTCTTCTTCCGCGACAAGGTCGTGGCCGTGGTCGGCGGCGGCGACTCCGCACTGGAGGAGGCGACGTTCCTCACGAAGTTCGCGTCGAAGGTCATCGTGATCCACCGCCGCGACGAGCTGCGCGCCTCGAAGGCGCTCCAGGACCGTGCGTTCGCGAACGACAAGATCGAGTTCATCTGGAACTCGGAGGTCGTCGAGATGCTCGGCGCCTCCGGCCTCACCGGCGCGCTGCTGCGCGACCTGACCACGGGCGAGGAGCTCGAGATCGCCCTCGACGGCATGTTCGTCGCGATCGGCTCCGACCCCCGCGTGCACCTCGTGCACGGCAAGCTCGACCTCACCGCCGAGGGCACGATCGCCGTCGACGGCCGCTCCTCGCGCACCTCGGTGCCGGGCGTGTTCGCCGCGGGCGACGTGATCGACCCGACCTACCGTCAGGCGGTCACCGCCGCGGCGTCGGGCACCGTCGCCGCGCTGGACGCGGAGCACTACCTCGCCGCCCTCGAGGACCTCGCCAAGGCAGAGGCCCTGGAGCAGATCGCCACCGTCTGA
- the trxA gene encoding thioredoxin produces MTAKATTSATFEQDVLQADGPVLVDFWAEWCGPCRMVSPVLDEIQSENPDKITILKLNVDENPDLAMKYQITSIPAMKVFQGGEVATTIIGAKPKFALEQDLAEFLK; encoded by the coding sequence ATGACCGCCAAGGCAACCACCTCGGCCACCTTCGAGCAGGACGTGCTCCAGGCCGACGGCCCCGTGCTCGTCGACTTCTGGGCGGAGTGGTGCGGCCCGTGCCGCATGGTCTCGCCCGTCCTCGACGAGATCCAGTCGGAGAACCCCGACAAGATCACCATCCTCAAGCTCAACGTGGACGAGAACCCGGATCTGGCCATGAAGTACCAGATCACCTCGATCCCCGCGATGAAGGTCTTCCAGGGCGGCGAGGTCGCCACCACGATCATCGGCGCCAAGCCGAAGTTCGCCCTCGAGCAGGACCTCGCGGAGTTCCTCAAGTAA
- a CDS encoding tryptophan synthase subunit alpha, with the protein MEELSGPRRRASVELLRAEAADELAALVHERLRAGEDPWEFMEELPTVDELVVFTLRAEHIEADGGLRPTHARNQRLLRLIAAQYPELSRAVWRLLGHENTHRRWDAAVRVIDAHRR; encoded by the coding sequence GTGGAAGAGCTCTCCGGACCGCGCCGGCGCGCCAGCGTCGAGCTGCTGCGCGCGGAGGCCGCCGATGAGCTCGCGGCCCTCGTGCACGAGCGGCTGCGAGCGGGCGAGGACCCGTGGGAGTTCATGGAGGAGCTGCCCACCGTCGATGAGCTCGTGGTCTTCACGCTGCGGGCCGAGCACATCGAGGCGGACGGCGGCCTGCGGCCCACGCACGCGCGCAACCAGCGCCTGCTGCGGCTGATCGCGGCCCAGTACCCCGAGCTCTCTCGCGCCGTGTGGCGCCTGCTCGGTCACGAGAACACGCACCGCCGCTGGGACGCGGCGGTGCGCGTCATCGACGCCCACCGCCGCTGA